In Motilibacter aurantiacus, the sequence GTGGCGGATCCGCGCAGCGCTGCGCGCCCGGTCGCCGTCCCCGGTGAGATAGGTGTCGCCCCACGTGACGCCGCCGCGCGGGTACGCCCGCTTCGGCAGCCCCCAGCAGACGTGCAGCCCCTCGCGCTGCTCGTGGCGGGCACGGAAGAGCCGGGCGTACGCGCGGGCGAGCCGGCCGACGAGCTCGGCCTGGCGCCGCGCGCGCTCCGGGTGCACGCCCGGACGCTAGCGCGCTCCCCTCGCATCGAGAAGGGCCCGGGAGAATCGCCGTCATGAACGACGCCGCGATCCGCCCCGCCCGCTCCGACGACGTGCCCGCCATCCTGGGCCTGATCCGGGAGCTCGCGGACTACGAGCGCGCGTTGGACGAAGTGCTGGCCACCGAAGAGCAGATCACTGAAGCCCTGTTTGGCGAATCGCCTCGCGTCCACGCGCACGTCGCCGAGCACGAGGGCGCGGTCGCAGGCTTCGCCCTCTGGTTCCTCAACTTCTCGACGTGGCAGGGCCGTCACGGCATCTATCTCGAGGACCTGTACGTCCGCCCCGAGCTGCGCGGGCAGGGCTACGGCAAGGCGCTGCTCAGCACGCTCGCCGCGCTGTGCGTCGAGCGCGGCTACGCCCGGCTCGAGTGGTCGTGCCTGGACTGGAACGAGCCGGCCCGCGGCTTCTACCGCTCGATGGGCGCCGAGCCCATGGAGGAGTGGACCGTGCACCGGCTCAGCGGGGACGCACTGGCCGCCGCCGGCAAGGCCTGACTCAGCCGACCGCCGCCCCCGCGCCCCAGCCGGCCACCGCCGCGGCGAGCCCCGCCACGACGCTCGCCACGACGTACAGCAGCGCGCGGGCGGCGTGTCCCTCCTCGGTGAGCCGGAGCGCCTCGTAGCCGAACGTGCTGTAGGTGCTCAGCGCGCCGCAGAACCCGGGCCCGACGAGCGCGACGACGCGCGAGCCGGCATGCCCGTCGGCCGCCAGGGAGGTCAGCGCCCCGAGGACGAGGCACGCGGCCACGTTCACGAGCAGCGTGCCCCAGGGGAACGCCGTGCCGAGCCGGCGCTGCACCGCGCGGTCGACCAGGAAGCGTGCCGGGGCGCCGACCGCGGCGCCGAGCGCGACGAGCAGCGCGGTCATCGCAGAACCCTCCGAGCCGCGGCGGTGCCGAGCCACACGGCCGACAGGGCAGCGGCCAGGGTGCCGAGGACGTAGCCGAGAGCGGCGAGCGGCCGGCCGGCCTCGGCCAGCCGGTGGGCGTCGACGGCGTACGCGGAGAAGGTGGTGTAGCCGCCGAGCACCCCGACGCCGAGGAACGGCCGGGCCAGCCGTGGCGGGGCCGCGGCCCGCCCGAGCACGGCCATGAGCGCTCCGATCAGCAGGCAACCGCTGGCGTTGGCCAGCAGGGTGGCCCAGGGGACGGCCCCCGACGGCTGTGCGAGCAGGACGCCGAGGCCGTAGCGGGCCTCGGCTCCCAGCACACCGCCCGCGGACACGGCCGCCACGACGGCCCGGTCGGCGCCCGCCCCGCCGGGCGCGGCGCGGCCAGGGCCCGTCGGCGGCGGATCGGGCAGGGCGTCGTCCGGCACCTGCGGATGCTAGATCGGGCTCGTGGAGCGGCCCTCCCCCGCAGGCGCGCCGCGGGTTCGTCGTCCCCGAGGCGGACGGGTAGCGTGGGCCTGCGGGGCGGTCGCCCCTTTCGGCACGCGAGGAGTCCGGTTGAGCGAGAGCGCCCTGTCAACGGTATCGAGGCCGGAGAGCCCAGCCGGCGACATCGTCGAGGTCACCCTGCCGGCGTCGAGCGCGTACCTCTCGGTGCTGCGCACCGCCACCGCCGGCCTCGCCGCGCGGCTCGACTTCACCCTCGACGAGATCGAGGACCTTCGGATCGCGGTCGACGAGGCCTGCGCGATGCTCCTCCCCCAGGCGGCGCCGGACGCCGAGCTGGTGTGCCGCTTCGCGCTCGAGGAGGACGCGCTCGAGGTGACGGTGCGCGCCCCCACGACGCGCGGCGTCCAGCCCGAGCGCGACACGTTCTCCTGGACCGTGCTCACCGCGCTCGCCGGCGAGGTGGACGCGGGGATCGACGAGGGCCTCACCGTCTGGATCTCGCTGCACAAGCGCCGCGGCCTGCCGACGGGCTCCGGGTCGTGAGCGCCTCCCGACCGGTCGCCGACCGTCCGGGCACCGCCCCGGGCGAGGAGCTCCCCGCCGCGAGTGAGCCGGCCGCCGTGGACGCGGCAGCAGCCGACGCCGCTGCTGCCCCGGCGGAGCTCGCCGAGGCGGCCGAGCCCACCGTCCCCGCTCCGACGACCTCCGGGTCCAGCGGCATGGGCGTGGACCGCGAGCGGACGCGGGCGCTGTTCGCCAAGCTCACCTCCCTGGAGGAGGGCAGCGCGGAGCGCAAGCGCGTGCGCGACGCCCTCGTCGAGCAGCACCTCCCGCTGGTCGAGCACCTCGCGCGCCGGTTCCGCAACCGCGGCGAGCCCTACGACGACCTCGTCCAGGTCGCGACCATCGGGCTCATCAAGTCGGTCGACCGCTTCGACCCCCAGCGCGGGGTCGAGTTCTCGACGTACGCCACCCCGACGATCGTGGGCGAGATCAAGCGGCATTTCCGCGACAAGGGCTGGGCCGTACGCGTCCCGCGCCGCCTGCAGGAGCTACGCCTGACCCTCACGCAGGCCACCAGCGAGCTGTCCCAGCGCAACGGCCGCGCCCCGACCGTCGCGGAGCTGGCCACCCAGCTGGGGATCACCGAGGAAGAGGTCCTCGAGGGCCTGGAGTCGGCCAACGCGTACAGCACGCTCTCGCTGGACGCCAGCGACCAGGGCGACGAGGACTCGGTGGCCGTCGTCGACACGCTCGGCGTGGACGACGAGGCGCTGGAGGGCGTGGAGTACCGCGAGTCGCTCAAGCCGATGCTGGAGAAGCTGCCGCCCCGCGAGCAGAAGATCCTCCTGCTCCGCTTCTTCCGCGGCATGACCCAGTCCGAGATCGCCGCCGAGGTGGGCATCTCGCAGATGCACGTCTCGCGGCTGCTCGCCCGCACGCTCGCGCAGCTGCGCGAGGGGCTGCTCACCGAGGACTGACGCGACCCCGCGCGACGCGCCCCCGCACCGGGCTGCGTCGTGCGCAGGATCGGCAGGGCGGGCTCCGGTCGGAGCCCGCCCTGTGACGTTCACGGAGCCCGGCAGCTCCGTCCGGCACGGCCGGCCCCCGGCCTCAGGCTGCCTGGTCGGGAGCCTCCGGCGAGGAGGCGTCGTCCCCGCGCTCGCGGACGAGCAGGCCGCCGACCCCCGGCGCGAGGGCGAGCACCAAGCCGGCCACCCCGACGAGGAGGACCGGCACGGCGATCTGCGGCTCGTCCTGGCTCAGCGAGTCCCAGCCGACCGGAAGCGCGAGCAGCGAGGACAGCACGGCGGGCGCCCGCGCCCAGCGCCGCCGGCGCAGGACGGCCCGGGCCGCGACGAGCAGCGTGCCGCCGTACAGGAAGAACAGTGCGACGAGGAACGCCCACAGGAGCGGGTTGCCGGCCCCGTCGGCGATCACGTCCACCAGCACGACCGCGCCGACCACGACGAGCGCGAGCCCCTCCAGAGCGACGCAGGCGGCGAGGGCGAGCAGGCCGCCGGTCGGGGCCGCCGCGGGAGCGGGTGCCGTCGTCTCGCCGGGGTCGGGGTTCACGAGCCCTGACGATAACGGCCCTATCCTGGGCCGGATGCGCGCCCTGCTCGTCGCCAACCCCGCGGCCACGACGACCACCACCCGGGCTCGGGAGGTCATCGCGCGGGCGCTGGCGAGCGACCTGAAGATCGACACCGTCTCGACCGAGGGCCGCGGCCACGCCGCCGAGCTCGCTCGTCAGGCCCGGGCGGACGGGGTGGACGTGGTGGTCGTGCTCGGCGGGGACGGCACGGTCAACGAGGCGGTCAACGGCCTGCTGGCCGACGGCCCGATCGGGGCCGGCCCCGCGCTCGCGGTCGTCCCGGGCGGCAGCACCAACGTCTTCGCCCGAGCCCTGGGCCTGCCCGGCGAGCCCGTCGAGGCGACCGGGCAGCTGCTCGAGGCCCTGCGCGAGGGGCGGCGCCGGCGGGTGTCGCTCGGCCGGGTCGACGGGCGCTGGTTCACGTTCACGGCCGGCATCGGGCTGGACGCCGCGGTGGTCGAGCGGGTCGAGGCGGCGCGCGCGGCCGGGACCGTCTCGACGCCCGCGCTCTACATCCGCTCGGCGGTCCGCGAGCTGTCCGGCCGGAACGGCGTGCCGCTCACGCTCGAGCAGCCAGGCCGGGACCCGGTCGAGGGGCTGCGCCTGGCCGTCGTCGCCAACACGCGGCCCTGGACCTACCTCGGCCGGCGCCCGATCGACCCGTACCCGGAGGCGGCGCTCGATGCCGGGCTGGCCGTGTTCGGGCTGCGCAGTGTGCGCCCGCTGCCGGTGGCGCGGACCGCTGCGCAACTGCTGTCGGGAAGACGCCCGCCGCATGGTAGGCAAGTCATAACTGTGGGTAACGTGAGTCGCGTGACGCTCACCGCATACTCGGACGTACCTCTACAAGTCGACGGCGACTACGTCGGCCGGTCTCGACGCTTCGTGGTCGAGTCCGTGCTGGCGGCTCTGCCGGTGTTGACCTGAGGAATCGGGTATCCGACGGTTGAACCCCGAGCAGAGGGGATAGACCGGAACCTCAAGGGCCTCAGCAATGGGGTTCCGTGATCTGGCTGTGATGTAGTCGACAGCGCACGCCCGCGGTAACAGGCCGGAAACCCTTGTGAACCCCACGAGCCGGTGGAAGGCTGAACTCCGGCGCCCGCGACCCGGGCGCCGACCTGTGCGCGTCGACCGCAGATCGCTCGCGAACGACGACCAGGGGCGGCTCGAGAATCCATCGGGCCGCTGCTCGACGACGAGGGGGCTTCTCGCCCCCCCGCATGACCTGCGAGGAGTGGAAACGCATGGACTGGCGCCACGAGGCTGCCTGCCGTGACGAGGACCCCGAGCTGTTCTTCCCGATCGGCAACACCGGCCCTGCGCTGCTGCAGATCGAGGAGGCCAAGGCGGTCTGCCGTCAGTGCCCTGTCACCGAGTCGTGCCTGTCCTGGGCGCTCGAGTCGGGTCAGGACGCCGGTGTCTGGGGCGGG encodes:
- a CDS encoding GNAT family N-acetyltransferase, producing the protein MNDAAIRPARSDDVPAILGLIRELADYERALDEVLATEEQITEALFGESPRVHAHVAEHEGAVAGFALWFLNFSTWQGRHGIYLEDLYVRPELRGQGYGKALLSTLAALCVERGYARLEWSCLDWNEPARGFYRSMGAEPMEEWTVHRLSGDALAAAGKA
- the crcB gene encoding fluoride efflux transporter CrcB, producing MTALLVALGAAVGAPARFLVDRAVQRRLGTAFPWGTLLVNVAACLVLGALTSLAADGHAGSRVVALVGPGFCGALSTYSTFGYEALRLTEEGHAARALLYVVASVVAGLAAAVAGWGAGAAVG
- the crcB gene encoding fluoride efflux transporter CrcB codes for the protein MPDDALPDPPPTGPGRAAPGGAGADRAVVAAVSAGGVLGAEARYGLGVLLAQPSGAVPWATLLANASGCLLIGALMAVLGRAAAPPRLARPFLGVGVLGGYTTFSAYAVDAHRLAEAGRPLAALGYVLGTLAAALSAVWLGTAAARRVLR
- a CDS encoding ATP-binding protein, coding for MSTVSRPESPAGDIVEVTLPASSAYLSVLRTATAGLAARLDFTLDEIEDLRIAVDEACAMLLPQAAPDAELVCRFALEEDALEVTVRAPTTRGVQPERDTFSWTVLTALAGEVDAGIDEGLTVWISLHKRRGLPTGSGS
- a CDS encoding RNA polymerase sigma factor SigF, which produces MSASRPVADRPGTAPGEELPAASEPAAVDAAAADAAAAPAELAEAAEPTVPAPTTSGSSGMGVDRERTRALFAKLTSLEEGSAERKRVRDALVEQHLPLVEHLARRFRNRGEPYDDLVQVATIGLIKSVDRFDPQRGVEFSTYATPTIVGEIKRHFRDKGWAVRVPRRLQELRLTLTQATSELSQRNGRAPTVAELATQLGITEEEVLEGLESANAYSTLSLDASDQGDEDSVAVVDTLGVDDEALEGVEYRESLKPMLEKLPPREQKILLLRFFRGMTQSEIAAEVGISQMHVSRLLARTLAQLREGLLTED
- a CDS encoding diacylglycerol/lipid kinase family protein, giving the protein MRALLVANPAATTTTTRAREVIARALASDLKIDTVSTEGRGHAAELARQARADGVDVVVVLGGDGTVNEAVNGLLADGPIGAGPALAVVPGGSTNVFARALGLPGEPVEATGQLLEALREGRRRRVSLGRVDGRWFTFTAGIGLDAAVVERVEAARAAGTVSTPALYIRSAVRELSGRNGVPLTLEQPGRDPVEGLRLAVVANTRPWTYLGRRPIDPYPEAALDAGLAVFGLRSVRPLPVARTAAQLLSGRRPPHGRQVITVGNVSRVTLTAYSDVPLQVDGDYVGRSRRFVVESVLAALPVLT
- a CDS encoding WhiB family transcriptional regulator, whose amino-acid sequence is MDWRHEAACRDEDPELFFPIGNTGPALLQIEEAKAVCRQCPVTESCLSWALESGQDAGVWGGLSEDERRALKRRAARSRVRTA